The Streptomyces sp. NBC_00459 DNA segment CGCAGGCCAGCCACACGTCCAACGTCTCCAGCAGGACCTCCCGGTCGGCCGGTTCCAGCCCGGCCAGGGGGCCGAAGACGGCCGAGACAAGCCGGTTCGCGAGTTCCGGCTGGCTCACCACCAGCGCCGTCGGCATCCGCTGATCCAGCCTTACGACCTCACTCGCGTCCGGCGGGCAGGTACGCAACGCCAGTTCCGCCAGCCGCCTGGCCCGCCCCAGCTCGGTCAGCCCCGGTACGACGGGACTGATCCCGCCCGCCCCCGAGCACCGCCCGCTCAGCGCCTGCGCCACCGCGTCGAGCCCCTGGTCGGGCCCCAGCAGCACCACGCCCACCTCCCGGTCGGCACGCATCCGCCACACGAACCGGTACCCGGCGCCCCGTAACGGCCGGTGGAAGGCCTCCCGGGGGTCCCGCCGCTCCACCCGCAGCACCACCACCGCGTACGCGCCCCGCTCCGGCAGATCGAGCCCCGCCGCGGCCCGGGCGGCCAGTCCCGGCGACTCCTGGCCGTCGAGCAGGGCGTCCAGTAACGCCTGCAACTGCTCGTCCGTACGCCGCCGCAACTCCATCTCGGTCGCCCGGTAGGCCTCCGACGCCGTCGCCGCCTGTGCGTCGATCGCCGACCACACCAGGGTCGCCGACCGCATCAGCACGCCGAGCCGTTCCGGTTCCTGGCCGCCCGCGCCGTCGAGCAGCGCGTCCCAGACCAGATAGCCGGCACTCCGGTAGGCATGCACCAGCAGCTCCAGCGGCAGCCCCTGCTGGGCGCGGCGCCGGCCCGCGTCCTCCGCGTACTCGAGGTCGCGGCGCGGGGAGCCGCGGGGTGCGGAGATCGTCCCGATGCCGATCCGCATGGCCTCCTCGGCCTCCCGCCACTGCTGGTCGGGCGGGAGGACCTGGCCGTAGACGGGGGAGTGCTCCGACAGCTGCCGCACATGTTCGTCCACCAGCTCCGGCACCCGTTCCAGCAGTGCAGCGCAGGACTCGGCGAGCACCTGCCAGTCATGACCCGTACGCCTTCTGCGCGGTCCCATGAGCGGAGGATGCCACCGTCCGCGCCGTTGCGGCAGGCCCCTGACACGCAGCGTTGTGCACGCGCACAACGGGTGGCGGGCTCCTCTGGTCACCGGACACGTTTCGGCGGATTTTCGTTCGCGACCCGTGGACGGACGCCCGCCCCGGTGCTGGGCTGTGCGCCACACCGGACGGGTGTGCGGGAGGAGCGACGCCATGGGCGGTGGAACAAGGGGATCTCCGGGTGGCTCCCCGGGCGGGTCGTCGCGCGGTTCTTCGGGCGGCGCGGATCTCGTCGTACGGGATCTGTCGGTCGGGTACGGGCCGGTGCGCGCCCTTCGGCAGGTGTCGCTGGAGGTGCCCGAGGCGGCCGTCGTGACAGTGCTGGGCGGCAACGGTGCCGGCAAGTCCACGCTGCTGCGGGCCATCAGCCGCACCCTCTCCTTCCAGGGCGGAGCGACGACCGGCGGCTCCGTCACGCTCGGCGGACGCCGGATCGACGGGCTCGCCCCCGACCGGGTGGTGGCCGCCGGGGTGTCCCAAGTGCCGGAAGGGCGAAGGGTGTTCGCCCGGATGACCGTCGCCGACAATCTGCGTGCCGGAGCCCTCGGCGCGAGCGGCGGACGCGTGGAACGAGCCGCCGCGCTGCGCCGCGTCCACGAACTGTTCCCCGTCCTCTCCGACCGCGCCCAGCAGCGGGCCGGGCTGCTGTCGGGCGGCGAGCAGCAGATGCTGGCCGTCGCGCGTGCCCTGATGGCCGCCCCCAAGGTCCTGCTCCTCGACGAACCGTCACTCGGCCTGGCCCCGCTGATGGCCGCGCGCATCGCCGACACCGTGCGCGAGATCAACGCCCAGGGAACCTCCGTCCTGCTCGTCGAACAGAACGCGGCCCTGGCTCTCCGGCTGGCCACCCAGGCATACGTCCTGGAGGTCGGCGAGGTCACTCTCTCCGGCCCCTGCGCAGAACTCGCCGCCTCCGACGAGGTACGGCGGCGCTATCTGGGCGTGGTGGACGAGGACGCGGCGGCGGATGTACCCGGGTTGACGCCATCAGCGTCGAGGTTGAGCAGATGGGAGGGTTGATCCACATTGACCAGAGTTGATGGACCGACGTCCACCATTGACGCCCATGGCGTGCCCTCCCTCAACGTTGATCACCTCACAGTGCGCTTCGCCGGCCTGGTCGCTCTCGACGACGTCACCTTCACGGTCCGCCCCGGCACCGTCCATGCCCTGATCGGCCCCAACGGCGCGGGCAAGTCCACCTGCTTCAACGTGCTGTCCGGTGTCTACCGGGCCACCTCCGGCAGCGTCCGCTTCGGCGAGCACGAGCTGACCGGCATGCCTCCGCACCGCATCGCCGGCCTCGGTGTCGCCCGGATCTTCCAGAACCTCGCCCTGCCACCCCACGCCACCGTCGAGGACAGCCTGCTGCTCGGCCGCCACCGGCTGACCAGGACCGGCTTCGTCGCTGCCGGACTCCGGCTGCCGTCGGCGGCGCACGAGGAACGCAGGCACCGCGCGCGCGTGCGGGAGATCGCCGAGTTCGTCGGTCTGGAGGAGTACCTGGGACGCCCGGCCGGCTCCCTGCCCTACGGGCAGCAGAAGCTCGCGGAACTCGCCCGGGCCCTGTGCATGGAGCCACGGCTGCTGCTCCTCGACGAACCGGTGGCCGGGATGACCGCCGACGAACGGCGCAGGGTCGCGGCCGTCATCGCCGGGGTCCGCGACAGCCTCGGTATCTCGATCGTCCTGGTGGAGCACGACATGGGGGTGGTGATGAGACTCGCGGACACGGTCACGGTCCTGGACTTCGGGCGACTGATCGCGGACGGGACCCCGGCGGACGTACAGAACGACCCGGAGGTCGTACGGGCCTATCTCGGCGAGGAGGCCACGCCATGAGCACCTTCGCCGAACTGCTCCTCAACGGCATCTCCATGGGCAGCGTCTACGCGCTCATCGCCCTCGGATTCGTCGTGATCTTCCGGGCCACGGAGGTCGTCAACTTCGCGCACGCCTCACTGCTGCTCGCCGGCGGCTACGTCACCGCCTCCCTCCACGACGACATCGGCTTCTGGCCCGCGCTGCTCACGGGCATCGCCGGTGCCGCACTCGTCGGCGCGGCCGTGGAGTTCCTGGTGATGCGCCGCGCCCGGGGCGGCGACCACAGCGTGCTGGCCATCGTCACCATCGGCGTCGACATCCTGCTGACCACCGAACTCACCAGGCGCCTCGGTACGGACGTCCTCGCGCTCGGCGACCCGTGGGGCGACGCCGTCCTCACCCTCGGCCCGATCTCGCTCGCGCACACCCGGATCGCCGCCTTCGTCGCCGCGGCCCTCCTCATCACGGCCTTCCTGCTCGCCTTCCGGTACACCAGCTGGGGCGTGGCGATGCGTGCGGCGGCCGAGAGCCCGGAGACGGCCGCCCTGATGGGCGTCCGGCTGGGCCGGGTCTCGCTCGGCGCCTGGGCCGTCGCGGGCGGACTCGCGGCCGTCGCCGCCCTCTTCCTCACCGTCTTCCCGACGCCGGGCCTGGAACGGGCCACCTCCCTCGCCGCGCTCAAGGCCTTCCCGGCCGCCATCCTCGGCGGCCTCGACTCCACGACCGGCGCCCTCGTGGGCGGCCTGGTGGTCGGTGTCACCGAATCCCTCGCCACCGGCTACCAGAGCGACCTGGCCTTCATGGGCCGCGGCCTCGGCGATCTCGCGCCCTATCTGGTCATGGTCGTGATCCTGCTCGTCCGGCCCGCCGGGCTCTTCGGCACGAAGGAGCCCGCCCGTGTCTGACGTCCTCACCGCCCCGGCCGAGCGCCGCCGCGCACTCCGCCGGCCGCACGCGCGTACGTACACGGCCGTCGCGGGCACCCTCCTGCTCCTCGCCCTCCCGTTCTACCTGGACCGTTTCTGGCTCCAGGCCGGCCTGTTCGCCATGGCCGCCGCGATCGGCGCCATCGGCATCAACCTCCTCACCGGCGCCACCGGCCAGCTCTCCATGGGCCATGCCTTCTTCCTCGCGGTCGGCGCCTACAGCTACTGCGTGTTCGCCGGGGACGAAAGCGGGGGAGCCGACGGGCTGACCGGGCTCGGGCTGCCGACCTGGCTCGCGGTCGTGCTGGCCACGCTGGTGGCGGGCGGCGCGGGCGGCCTGTTCAGCCCGATCGCCGGGCGTCTGCGCGGCCCCTACCTCGGTATCGCCACCATCGCCCTGATCTTCATCGGCCAGCACGTCCTGTTCAACGCCCGCGACCTCACCGGTGGCTTCAACGGCCGTGACGTGCCGCCGCTGAGCCTCTTCGGCCTCACCTTCGACGACCGTGAACTCCTCGTCGCGAACGTGCCGTTCGGCTCCGCCGAGAAGCTCTGGTACGCCGGACTCGTCCTTCTGCTCGGGGGCGCCCTCTTCGCCCGCGGCGTCCTGCGCGGGCGTCCCGGGCGGGCCATGAACGCCATCCGCGACCACCGCATCGCCGCCGGGGTGATCGGCGTGCCCGTGGCCCGCTACCGGGCCGGCGTCTTCGTCCTGTCCTCAATGTACGCGGGGCTGGCCGGCGTCCTGCTCGCCCTCGTCTTCCAGCGGACCGTGCCCGACTACTTCGGCATCACGCTCTCGCTGGAGTACCTCGCCATGATCGTCATCGGCGGGCTCGGGTCGGTCTCCGGGGCCGTGGTCGGCGCGGCCTTCGTCTCGCTGCTGCCGCAGCTGCTGACCCGCTACAGCGACGCCCTGCCCCTGGTCTCCGCCCCGGGCACGGGCGGGATCGCACCGGGCGAGGCGTCCCGGTACCTGTACGGCGCCGCCATCGTGGCGGTGGTGCTCTTCCTGCCGGGTGGGCTGGTCAGGGTGGCCGCCCGGCGCCGCGTCAAACGCAATCCAGGGGAGGAACGATGACCATGAGATACGCGGCCCGAGCCGCAGCGGGCGCGCTCGCCGTGCTGCTCACAGTGGCCGGGTGCAGCTCCAAGGCCAAGGACGACGGGGGCGACAAGGGCACGGCCTCGGCGGGCGGCGTCAAGACCGACGTGGGCGTGTCCGCCAAGACGATCACGGTCGGCGCACTCACGGACATGACCGGGGTCTACGCGACCCTCGGCAAGAGCGTCACCCAGGCCCAGCAGCTGTACGTGAAGCAGCTGAACGCCGCCGGAGGCGTCTGCGGCCGCCAGGTGGCCCTGACGGTCCGCGACCACGGCTACGACCCGCAGAAGGCCGTCTCGGGCTACACGGAGCTGGCACCGAAGGTGCTGGGCTTCGCCCAGTTCATCGGCTCGCCGTTCGTCGCGGCCGTGAAACAGCGCATCGACGGCCAGGACAAGGTCCTGGTGCTGCCACAGGCGTGGGCGGCCTCGCTGCTCGGCAGTCCGTACATACGCGTGATCGGATCGACGTACGACATCGAGACGATCAATGCGATCGACTTCCTGATCAATGAGAAGGGGATCAAGAAGGGCGACAAGATCGGCCATGTCTACTTCGAGGGGGACTACGGGGAGAGTGCCCTGGCGGGTGCCAAGTACATGGCGGAGAAGTCGGGGCTGACGATCGTCGAGCAGAAGATCAAGCCGACCGACAACGACATGACCGCCCAGGTCTCCGCGTTGAAACAGGCGGGCGTCAAGGCGATCGTGATCAGCGCCGGACCGCGCCAGGCCGCCTCGCTGGTCGGTGTGGCCGCGGCCGGCGGCTTCGGTGTCCCGGTCATCGGCAACAACTCGGCCTTCGCCCCGCAGCTCCTGGCCACCCAGGCGGGCCCGGCCCTGTCCGCGAACTACTGGGTCGCCTCACCGTCCCTGCCCATCGGGGCGGACACCCCGCAGGCGCAGAAACTCGTGGCCGACTACCGGGCCGCGTACCCGAGCGACTCTCTGGACAACGGCGTGGTGGCCGGCTGGACGGCGGCCTCCGTCTTCGGCGAGGCCCTGAAGAAGGCATGCGCGAGCAAGGACCTCACCCGCGAGGGCGTGGACAAGGCCCTGCTGACGATCAACGCGTTCGACGTCGGTTTCGGCAGCCCGCAGGACTTCACCGACCCGAAGTCCCCCTCCTCCAAGGAGAGCGTGATCCTCCAGCCCGACAAGAGCGCGACAGGAGGCATGAAGGTCGTACGGGAGTCCGAGGCGTCGTCCGTCGCGGAGGGCTACTCGCCGGGCGCCTGAGTCCGAGGAAGCCCGCACCCAACGCGGAGGGCCCCGAACCGTCCGGTTCGGGGCCCTCCGTACGAACACATCACGCGACCGCTACGGAAGCTGTGCCGCCCGTGCCTCGCGGCGGGTGCCGCGGAAGTTGTTCACCCGGCGGGCCGTGGCGAAGAGCGGGATCACCGCGCCCAGGACGAGCTGCAGGGCGCAGCCGGTCTGGAGGAGCAGCTGGCCACCAGGGGCGTCGAAGGCCCAGGCCGCCAGGAGGCCCATCCCCGAGACGATCCAGGCGACCATCGCGATCGCGAGCGGACCCCGAGGCTTCGGGTACTCGACCCGGCTCACCATCAGCCAGGCGGTGCCGACGATGGCCATGAGCGTGGCCACGAAGGGCAGCTCCAGGAGCACGATCGAGACGACCGTCAGGGCGCCGAAGGGACTCGGCATGCCCTGGAAGGTGCCGTCCTTCACCGTCACGCACGAGAATCTCGCGAGCCTCAGCACCACGGCGAGCAGGACGACGATCGCCCCGACCGCGGCCACCTTCTGGTACGCGTCGTCCGCGACCATGCCGTACACCAGCACGAAGTACGCCGGCGCGAGGCCGAAGCTGATCAGGTCGGAGAGGTTGTCCAGCTCGGCGCCCATGGGGGAGGAGCGCAGCTTGCGGGCGACCAGACCGTCGAAGAGGTCGAAGACCGCCGCGCAGAGCATGAGGATCACCGCGGTCGCCGCCGAGTGACGGGCCATGCCCGACTCGTCACTGCCGGTGAGGTGCGGGATCAGGATGCCCGTGGTGGTGAAGTACACCGCCATGAAGCCACAGGTGGCGTTGCCGAGCGTGAGGGTGTCCGCTATTGAGAGGCGGAGAGAAAGGGGCATCTCCTCCTCGTCGTCACCCACCTCGTCGGCCTCCGGCACCCACTGGGTCTCGGGATCAATCACGGTCAATGCGAGTCACCCCTGCCACCGTCTTCTGGCCGACCTCGACCGCGACCTCGACACCCTCGGGGAGGTAGATGTCGACGCGCGAGCCGAAGCGGATCAGGCCGATCCGGTCGCCCTGCTCGACCTTCGTGCCCTGCGGGACGTACGGGACGATGCGGCGAGCGACCGCACCGGCGATCTGGATCATCTCGATGTCACCGAGCTCGGTGTCGAAGTGCCAGACAACTCTCTCGTTGTTCTCGCTCTCCTTGTTGAACGCCGGAACGAACCCGCCCGGGATGTGCTCGACGGACGTCACCGTGCCGGAAAGGGGCGCGCGGTTGACGTGTACGTTGAGCGGGCTCATGAAGATCGCGACGCGGGTGCGGCCGTCCTTCCAGGGCATGATGCTCTGGACCACGCCGTCGGCGGGGGAGATGACCCGGCCCTGGGTGATCTCGCGCTCGGGGTCGCGGAAGAACCACAGCATGCCCGCCGCCAGCGCGGTGACGGGTACGGCCACGGCCTTGGCGGCGCCGGACTTGCGCGCGCGTACCAGGCTGATGGCTGCGGTGGCGACGGTCGGGAGGAGCCACGGCGATGCTCCGCGCGCCAGGCGTACGCCTGCCAGGCTGTCGCGAGGTGCAGAGGTTTGGCTGTGGGGCATGGATGACCTTCGTAGCGGGATGATGCCGCGCTGTATCAGGGGACGGCGGCTTTCCGGCGATCGTAGCGGCTCACAGCCACAACTGGGTAAGCCAGGAAGCCGAGTCGGCGGCTGAAGAGTGCTGACGGGGTGTGACGTTGTTCTCGAACGAATCACCCCGAAGCGGACAATCAGCCCTGGAATCGATACTCTTCGAGCAGCCTGCGCCCGATGATCATTTTCTGGATCTCGGCGGTACCTTCGCCGATCAGCAGCATCGGAGCCTCGCGGTAGAGGCGCTCGATCTCGTACTCCTTGGAGAAGCCGTAGCCGCCGTGGATCCGGAAGGCGTCTTCGACGACCTCTTTGCAGTACTCGGAGGCGAGGTACTTCGCCATCCCTGCTTCGAGGTCGTTTCGCTCACCGGAGTCCTTTTTGCGTGCCGCATTCACCATCATCGCATGGGCGGCCTCGACCTTGGTAGCCATCTCGGCCAGCTTGAACTGGATCGCCTGGTGCTGGGCGATCGGTTTGCCGAAAGTGTGGCGTTGCTGGGCGTACTGGACACCCAGTTCGAACGCACGCTGAGCGACTCCACAGCCACGCGCCGCCACATTGACGCGTCCCACCTCGACGCCGTCCATCATTTGGTAAAAACCTCGGCCGGTGGCGCCCCCGAGAACGCGATTGGCCGGAATTCGCAGTCCGTCCATGATGAGTTCGGTGGTATCGACGCCCTTGTAGCCCATCTTGTCGATCTTCCCCGGGATGGTCAGCCCGGGCCGGACCTCACCGAAGCCCGGCTCCTTCTCGACCAGGAAGGTGGTCATCGACTTGTGGGGCGCGGTCCCCTCCGGGTGTCCTTCGTCACTTCGGACGAGCACGGCGACCAGGTTGGACGTTCCGCCGTTCGTCAGCCACATCTTCTGGCCGTTGAGGACGTACTCGTCGCCGTCCTTGACCGCCTTCGAGGTGATGGCCGACACGTCCGATCCGAGCCCCGGCTCCGACATCGAGAAGGCGCCGCGGACGTCGCCGGCCGCCATCCTCGGCAGGAAGTGGTCCTTCTGCTCCTGCGTGCCGTGCTGCTTGAGCATGTACGCCACGATGAAGTGCGTGTTGATGATCCCGGAGACCGACATCCAGCCGCGCGCGATCTCCTCGACGCAGAGCGCATACGTCAGGAGCGACTCGCCGAGCCCGCCGTACTCCTCGGGGATCATCAGGCCGAACAGGCCCAACTCCTTGAGGCCGTCGACGATCGCTTGCGGATACTCGTCGCGGTGCTCCAGCTCGGTCGCGACCGGGATGATCTCCTTGTCCACGAAGTCCCGCACCGTGGATAGGATTTCCTGCTGGATGTCGGTCAGACCGGCGGTCTGGGCGAGTCGCGCCATGGCTACTTCTCCTGCTCCTTGAGCTGGGGCCGGCCGGGCTGTTCGCCGCCGCGCTCCTTGATGTACGTCTCGGTCGGCACCATCACCTTGCGGCGGAACACGCAGACCAGCGTGCCGTCCTGCTTGTAGCCCCTGGTCTCCACGTGGACGATCCCGCGGTCGTTCTTCGACCGGGAGGGCGTCTTGTCGAGGACCGTCGTCTCGCCGTAGATCGTGTCGCCGTGGAAGGTCGGCGCCACGTGCTTCAGCGACTCGACCTCCAGGTTCGCGATCGCCTTGCCCGACACGTCCGGCACGGACATGCCCAGCAACAGGGAGTAGATGTAGTTCCCCACGACGACGTTCTTGCCGAAGTCGGTCGTGTTCTCCGCATAGTTGGCGTCCATGTGGAGCGGGTGGTGGTTCATCGTCAGGAGGCAGAACAGGTGGTCGTCGTACTCCGTGACGGTCTTCCCGGGCCAGTGCCGATAGACGTCACCGACTGTGAACTCTTCGTAGGTGCGGCCGAACTGCATGATCTTGCCCTCCGGGCTGGTATTCCCCCTTGGCCCCTTCGGGGCCTGGGGGATGAGGGTTTTTTTGTGCTTTCCGAACTGCCTGGCCCGAGTCAGTCGGAAGGCGCTTCGAACTTGGACGTGCGCTGCATGCCGGCCGCCCGGCCCTTGCCCGAGATGACCAGTGCCATCTTGCGGCTGGCCTCGTCGATCATCTCGTCGCCGAGCATCGCGGAGCCCTTCTTGCCGCCGGCCTCGGACGTGCAGTAGTCGTAGGCGTCCAGGATCAGCTCGGCGTGGTCGAAGTCCTCCTGGGAGGGGGAGAAGATCTCGTTGGACGCCTCCACCTGGCCCGGGTGCAGCACCCACTTGCCGTCGAAACCGAGGGCGGCGGCCCGCTGGGCGACCTCGCGGTAGCCGTCCACGTTGCGGATCTGCAGGTAGGGGCCGTCGATCGCCTGGAGGTTGTTGGCGCGGGCGGCCATCAGGATCTTCATCAGGATGTAGTGGTAGGCGTCCGCCGGGTAGCCGGGCGGCTGCTCACCCACGACGAGCGTCTTCATGTTGATCGACGCCATGAAGTCGGCGGGGCCGAAGATGATCGTCTCGACGCGTGGGGAGGCCGTGGCGATCTCGTTGACGTTGTTGAGGCCCTGGGCGTTCTCGATCTGCGCCTCGATGCCGATCTTGCCGACCTCGAAGCCCATCGTCTTCTCGATCTGGGTGAGGAGGAGGTCCAGCGCGACGACCTGCTGGGCGGTCTGCACCTTCGGCAGCATGATGCAGTCGAGATTCGGGCCCGCGCCCTCGACGACCGTCACGACATCGCGGTAAGTCCACTCCGTCGTCCAGTCGTTGACGCGCACGACCCTCGTCTTGCCCGTCCAGTCACCCTCGTTGAGGAACTTGACGATGGTGTGCCGTGCCTCGGGCTTGGCGAGCGGGGCGCACGCGTCCTCCAGGTCCAGGAAGACCTGGTCGGCCGGCAGACCCTGGGCCTTCTCCAGGAAGCGGGGGTTGCTTCCCGGGACCGCCAGACAGGAGCGGCGGGGACGCAGACGGTTGACGGGCGTGGTCATGCGGGGACCTCCAGAGGGTCGAGCTTGTTCGCTTTCCGGATCTCGTCGACGATGCGGCCGATGATTCCGGTGATGTCGAAGTCCTTCGGGGTGAAGACCGCGGCCACGCCCGCAGCCCTGAGCTGTTCGGCGTCACCATTCGGGATGATGCCACCGGCGATCACCGGGATGTCTGTGGCACCGGCCACACGCAGCCGTTCCAGGACATCGGGCACCAGCTGGGCGTGCGAGCCGGACAGGATCGACAGGCCGACCGCGTGCACGTCCTCGGCGACCGCGGCCTCCACGATCTCCTCCGGGGTGAGCCGGATGCCCTGGTAGACCACCTCGAACCCGGCGTCACGGGCCCGCACCGCGATCTGCTCGGCACCGTTGGAGTGCCCGTCCAGACCAGGCTTGCCGACCAGGAAACGGAGCTTGCCGACGCCCATATCCCGCGCCGTGATCTCCACCTTGCGGCGGACCAGCGCCAGCGCGGTGCCCTCCTCGGCCATCACGGCGACCGGCGCGGACGAGACTCCGGTCGGCGCCCGGAACTCCCCGAACACCTCGCGCAGGGCCCCGGCCCACTCGCCGGTCGTGACCCCGGCGCGGGCGCACTCCAGGGTGGCCTCCATGAGGTTGTCGGTGCCCTTCGCGGCCTCCTTCAGCCGCTCCAGCGCCTTGCAGGGGCGCGGGTGGTTGAAAGGCGGCTGGTAGCGCGTGTCGCGCCAGCCCCGCAGCGCCGACGTCACCTGGGCCTCGACGGCCGGGTCGACCGTCTGGATCGCCGCGTCCAGGTCGGCCGTGAGCGGGTTCGGCTCGGTCGACTCGAAGATGTTGACGCCCACGATCTTCTCTCGACCGGACTCGATACGGGCCCGCCGCTCGGCGTGCGAGGCGACGAGCTGCGACTTCAGATAGCCCGACTCGACGGCGGCCATCGCGCCGCCCATCTCCTCGATGCGGCCGATCTCGGCGAGCGAGTCGTCGACCAGCTCGGCCACCTTCGCCTCGACGACGTGCGACCCGGCGAAGATGTCCTCGTACTCCAGCAGATCGCTCTCGTAGGCGAGCACCTGCTGCATCCGCAGCGACCACTGCTGGTCCCAGGGCCGGGGGAGCCCCAGGGCCTCGTTCCACGCCGGGAGCTGGACGGCACGCGCGCGTGCGTCCTTCGACAGCGTCACCGCCAGCATCTCCAGCACGATCCGCTGGACGTTGTTCTCCGGCTGTGCCTCGGTCAGCCCGAGGGAGTTGACCTGCACGCCGTACCGGAAGCGCCGCTGCTTGGGGTTCTCGATGCCGTACCGCTCGCGCGTGACCTGGTCCCAGATCCTGCCGAACGCCCGCAGCTTGCACATCTCCTCGATGAACCGGACACCCGCGTTCACGAAGAAGGAGATACGGGCGACGACGTCACCGAACTTCTCGGCGGGCACCTGTCCCGAGTCCCGCACGGCGTCGAGGACCGCGATGGCCGTCGACATGGCGTACGCGATCTCCTGGACCGGGGTCGCCCCCGCCTCCTGGAGGTGGTAGCTGCAGATGTTGATCGGGTTCCACTTGGGGATGTGGTTGACCGTGTAGCAGATCATGTCCGTCGTCAGCCGGAGCGAGGGTCCCGGCGGGAACACGTGCGTGCCCCTCGACAGGTACTCCTTGACGATGTCGTTCTGTGTCGTCCCCTGGAGCGTGGTGATGTCGACACCCTGCTCCTCGGCGACGACCTGGTAGAGCGCCAGCAGCCACATGGCGGTGGCGTTGATCGTCATCGAGGTGTTCATCTGGTCCAGGGGGATGTCCTGGAACAGTCGGCGCATGTCACCGAGGTGCGAGACGGGGACGCCGACCCGGCCGACCTCGCCGCGGGCGAGGATGTGGTCGGGGTCGTACCCGGTCTGGGTCGGCAGGTCGAAGGCCACCGACAGACCTGTCTGGCCCTTGGCGAGGTTGCGCCGGTACAGCTCGTTGGACGCCTCGGCCGTGGAGTGACCGGCGTACGTGCGCATGAGCCACGGCCGGTCCCTTTCCTTCTGCTGACGCTCAGTCATCGATGACCTCCGGTCTCAGATGTTCCGGAAGCGGTTGATGGCGTCGATGTGCTGGGCGCGCTTCTCCTCGTCGCGCACACCGAGGCCCTCCTCGGGGGCGAGGCACAGGACGCCGACCTTGCCCTGGTGGAGGTTGCGGTGGACGTCGTAGGCGGCCTGCCCGGTCTCCTCCAGGGAGTACACCTTGGAGAGGGTCGGGTGGATCTTGCCCTTGGCGACCAGCCGGTTGGCCTCCCAGGCCTCGCGGTAGTTGGCGAAGTGGGAGCCGATGATGCGCTTGAGGGACATCCACAGATAGCGGTTGTCGTACTCGTGGTTGAAGCCCGAGGTGGAGGCGCAGGTGACGATCGTGCCGCCCTTGCGGGTGACGTAGACCGAGGCGCCGAAGGTCTCGCGGCCGG contains these protein-coding regions:
- a CDS encoding phosphatidylserine decarboxylase — protein: MPHSQTSAPRDSLAGVRLARGASPWLLPTVATAAISLVRARKSGAAKAVAVPVTALAAGMLWFFRDPEREITQGRVISPADGVVQSIMPWKDGRTRVAIFMSPLNVHVNRAPLSGTVTSVEHIPGGFVPAFNKESENNERVVWHFDTELGDIEMIQIAGAVARRIVPYVPQGTKVEQGDRIGLIRFGSRVDIYLPEGVEVAVEVGQKTVAGVTRIDRD
- a CDS encoding protein meaA, producing MTERQQKERDRPWLMRTYAGHSTAEASNELYRRNLAKGQTGLSVAFDLPTQTGYDPDHILARGEVGRVGVPVSHLGDMRRLFQDIPLDQMNTSMTINATAMWLLALYQVVAEEQGVDITTLQGTTQNDIVKEYLSRGTHVFPPGPSLRLTTDMICYTVNHIPKWNPINICSYHLQEAGATPVQEIAYAMSTAIAVLDAVRDSGQVPAEKFGDVVARISFFVNAGVRFIEEMCKLRAFGRIWDQVTRERYGIENPKQRRFRYGVQVNSLGLTEAQPENNVQRIVLEMLAVTLSKDARARAVQLPAWNEALGLPRPWDQQWSLRMQQVLAYESDLLEYEDIFAGSHVVEAKVAELVDDSLAEIGRIEEMGGAMAAVESGYLKSQLVASHAERRARIESGREKIVGVNIFESTEPNPLTADLDAAIQTVDPAVEAQVTSALRGWRDTRYQPPFNHPRPCKALERLKEAAKGTDNLMEATLECARAGVTTGEWAGALREVFGEFRAPTGVSSAPVAVMAEEGTALALVRRKVEITARDMGVGKLRFLVGKPGLDGHSNGAEQIAVRARDAGFEVVYQGIRLTPEEIVEAAVAEDVHAVGLSILSGSHAQLVPDVLERLRVAGATDIPVIAGGIIPNGDAEQLRAAGVAAVFTPKDFDITGIIGRIVDEIRKANKLDPLEVPA
- a CDS encoding acyl-CoA dehydrogenase family protein — its product is MARLAQTAGLTDIQQEILSTVRDFVDKEIIPVATELEHRDEYPQAIVDGLKELGLFGLMIPEEYGGLGESLLTYALCVEEIARGWMSVSGIINTHFIVAYMLKQHGTQEQKDHFLPRMAAGDVRGAFSMSEPGLGSDVSAITSKAVKDGDEYVLNGQKMWLTNGGTSNLVAVLVRSDEGHPEGTAPHKSMTTFLVEKEPGFGEVRPGLTIPGKIDKMGYKGVDTTELIMDGLRIPANRVLGGATGRGFYQMMDGVEVGRVNVAARGCGVAQRAFELGVQYAQQRHTFGKPIAQHQAIQFKLAEMATKVEAAHAMMVNAARKKDSGERNDLEAGMAKYLASEYCKEVVEDAFRIHGGYGFSKEYEIERLYREAPMLLIGEGTAEIQKMIIGRRLLEEYRFQG
- a CDS encoding MaoC family dehydratase, which encodes MQFGRTYEEFTVGDVYRHWPGKTVTEYDDHLFCLLTMNHHPLHMDANYAENTTDFGKNVVVGNYIYSLLLGMSVPDVSGKAIANLEVESLKHVAPTFHGDTIYGETTVLDKTPSRSKNDRGIVHVETRGYKQDGTLVCVFRRKVMVPTETYIKERGGEQPGRPQLKEQEK
- a CDS encoding HpcH/HpaI aldolase/citrate lyase family protein; protein product: MTTPVNRLRPRRSCLAVPGSNPRFLEKAQGLPADQVFLDLEDACAPLAKPEARHTIVKFLNEGDWTGKTRVVRVNDWTTEWTYRDVVTVVEGAGPNLDCIMLPKVQTAQQVVALDLLLTQIEKTMGFEVGKIGIEAQIENAQGLNNVNEIATASPRVETIIFGPADFMASINMKTLVVGEQPPGYPADAYHYILMKILMAARANNLQAIDGPYLQIRNVDGYREVAQRAAALGFDGKWVLHPGQVEASNEIFSPSQEDFDHAELILDAYDYCTSEAGGKKGSAMLGDEMIDEASRKMALVISGKGRAAGMQRTSKFEAPSD